ATGGCGGTCCTGTTGTTAATTGGCCAATTTCTCTACTGGATCGTGTGGTTGATATTCCCAATGTGATTGCAGTGAAGGAAGATGCCAAGGATGATGCTTTCTCCAAGCAGGTGATAGAAAAAATAAAGGATAGAGCGGCTATTATTATCTCCGGAGGAGGTAAGCGGCAATGGCTGCAGTTTGCCGAGGTGGGGTGTCAGTCATGGCTCAACGGCATAGGGGTATTTGATCCTCGTCTGGCGTCCAAGTTTTGGGAATATTATCAAGCCGGAAACAAGGAGGCTTACATGAGAATTATCAATGAGATTGAAGTTCCCTTTTTTGAAAAAGGGGTGAAGAAATATGGTTGGCATTTGACCATCAAAGCGGCCATGGAGGCCCTGGGCGTGATTCACCGATATGAAAGGATGCCGTTGATGGAGTTAGGAGCAGAGGAGGCTATGGATGTAAAAAGATTGATTGAATCACTGCCGGTTGACGAGGTTGTTTCCCAATGATTGGTTTTTTAGCAAATGAGCGTTGGCGAAAAGGAGTTATATGAGATCGTTGTAGATATTGAACACAGGCATCCGGTAAATGACTGGGTGTAT
This Marinoscillum sp. 108 DNA region includes the following protein-coding sequences:
- a CDS encoding dihydrodipicolinate synthase family protein, with product MNNKLIDLKNRIQGPVYSVMTPFLKNEEIDFLSLENSLQRIYDGGGRIFYVMGYNSRFSELSWEEIRLLNSFVTQKVKAIDSNNIMIVADPLHCSTKISIEFARHAQEIGADLISIINREKFYSEEQIYRHYKMIADAVDIGILVHEMPFLNGYGGPVVNWPISLLDRVVDIPNVIAVKEDAKDDAFSKQVIEKIKDRAAIIISGGGKRQWLQFAEVGCQSWLNGIGVFDPRLASKFWEYYQAGNKEAYMRIINEIEVPFFEKGVKKYGWHLTIKAAMEALGVIHRYERMPLMELGAEEAMDVKRLIESLPVDEVVSQ